The Epilithonimonas zeae genome contains a region encoding:
- a CDS encoding TonB-dependent receptor domain-containing protein, protein MKKTLLSVILIIPFLALSQSITGKITQSGNQVSYAEIIAVKNQLKHSVISDEKGNFTLKLPENGVYEIVCILDGMEVSKDLITINGSTKHDFTLENKPAKEIEGVVVMAKKKLIERKADRLVFNIANSAASQGMDGIEALNNTPQIRVDENEGISMVGKSGIAVMINDRMLNLTGTELINYLKGLRSENIEKIEVITAPPSKYEAQGNSGLINIVLKKNQNMGWSGNLTTSLFQTTYAGFSNSAAVNYQGEKLRSSLKLRQYDSQKHSYENYKIEGSDGMVSSDDRRDFWNGGGLNYSLDYELNKRSSIGLVYDYGLGNSGMDITNTSDYSQNGNYTNSLYTYAEHRTKNKNNTISAYYDLKFGKRDNKLSITGNYFSNTPTSNIDFTTDDNSGNSFIVKTPSELNYKIYSGQADLTLPFEFAKTETGIKFTSFDNNSDIRYQNLINGTYITDPLRTNIFNYKEKNYAAYVSMEKEIAERWTVKAGLRYEYSTVNGASVSTGQNTENSYGKLFPTLYLSYKADDNNTFNINYSKRINRPGFRAINPFRWYTNINSYYSGNPALNPSINHNFELSYLYKGKFSASAYFQRELDAFSQLVVLDGENKTSNFYNFFNKNSTGISLSFSDTLFNFWEINYSGDFSHMETQVFATDAASRKGNSTTFNLQNSFALKKDKTIQFFMNYWFRLPSDIGNVYSYFVGNFTSGIKLNLMNKDLQMNVYVSDIFRQAKSHGEIYYQNSVHSFNNYYDGQNLTVSLTYNFGNRKVKAQDRNMKFDEKNRAN, encoded by the coding sequence ATGAAGAAGACATTGCTTTCAGTTATTTTAATAATCCCTTTTCTGGCTTTATCACAAAGTATCACAGGAAAGATTACACAATCGGGAAATCAGGTTTCATATGCAGAAATTATTGCGGTAAAAAATCAATTAAAACATAGTGTTATATCCGACGAAAAGGGAAATTTCACTCTGAAACTTCCTGAAAATGGAGTTTATGAAATAGTTTGCATTCTCGACGGTATGGAAGTTTCAAAAGATCTTATTACCATCAACGGAAGTACAAAACACGATTTTACTCTTGAAAATAAGCCTGCAAAAGAGATCGAAGGCGTAGTCGTAATGGCGAAAAAGAAATTGATCGAAAGAAAAGCGGACCGGTTGGTCTTTAATATTGCCAATTCTGCAGCTTCGCAGGGAATGGATGGCATAGAAGCGCTTAACAACACGCCACAGATCAGAGTTGATGAGAATGAGGGGATCTCTATGGTCGGGAAAAGCGGGATCGCTGTGATGATCAATGATAGAATGCTGAACCTTACAGGAACGGAGCTCATCAACTACCTGAAAGGTCTGCGTTCGGAAAATATCGAAAAAATAGAGGTCATCACCGCACCACCTTCCAAATATGAAGCTCAGGGTAATAGTGGACTGATTAATATTGTTCTGAAGAAAAACCAGAATATGGGCTGGAGCGGCAATCTGACAACCAGTCTTTTTCAGACCACCTATGCCGGATTTTCCAATTCTGCGGCGGTCAATTATCAAGGTGAAAAACTGAGGTCATCACTGAAGCTGAGACAGTATGACAGTCAGAAACATTCGTATGAGAATTACAAGATTGAAGGCTCAGACGGTATGGTAAGCTCAGATGACAGAAGAGATTTTTGGAACGGCGGCGGCCTAAATTATAGTTTGGACTACGAGCTCAATAAAAGATCAAGTATAGGATTAGTTTACGATTACGGACTGGGAAACTCTGGGATGGATATAACGAATACTTCGGATTATTCTCAAAATGGAAACTACACCAACTCTCTATATACCTATGCTGAGCACAGAACCAAAAATAAAAACAATACTATAAGCGCGTACTATGATCTGAAATTCGGAAAGCGGGATAACAAATTGAGCATTACGGGAAATTATTTTTCCAATACGCCCACAAGCAATATTGATTTCACAACGGACGACAACTCTGGTAATTCTTTCATCGTCAAAACACCGTCTGAACTGAATTACAAAATATATTCCGGTCAGGCTGATCTGACGCTTCCGTTTGAATTTGCAAAGACAGAAACCGGAATTAAATTTACCAGCTTTGATAACAATTCCGACATCAGATACCAGAATCTGATCAACGGAACTTATATCACAGATCCGCTGAGAACCAATATTTTTAATTATAAAGAAAAGAATTATGCTGCATATGTGAGCATGGAAAAAGAAATAGCAGAAAGATGGACTGTCAAAGCAGGCTTACGATATGAATATTCTACCGTAAACGGTGCATCAGTATCCACCGGACAGAATACAGAAAATTCCTATGGTAAATTGTTTCCAACCTTATATCTATCATACAAAGCTGATGATAACAATACTTTTAATATCAATTACTCAAAAAGGATCAACCGACCGGGTTTCCGTGCCATCAATCCATTTCGCTGGTATACTAATATTAACTCGTACTATTCCGGAAACCCAGCTTTAAACCCTTCTATCAATCATAATTTTGAACTGTCATATCTTTATAAAGGGAAATTTTCTGCCTCGGCATATTTTCAGAGAGAATTAGATGCTTTCAGCCAGCTCGTAGTTTTGGATGGAGAAAATAAGACAAGCAACTTCTATAATTTTTTTAATAAAAACAGTACAGGCATTTCCCTGAGTTTCTCCGATACTCTGTTCAATTTTTGGGAAATAAACTACTCAGGTGATTTCTCTCATATGGAAACTCAGGTTTTTGCGACCGATGCAGCTTCCAGAAAAGGAAACAGCACCACTTTCAACCTCCAGAATAGTTTTGCTTTAAAAAAAGACAAAACAATCCAGTTTTTTATGAATTACTGGTTTCGTCTGCCTTCCGATATTGGAAATGTCTATTCTTACTTTGTCGGAAATTTCACATCCGGTATAAAATTAAATCTGATGAACAAAGATCTTCAGATGAATGTCTATGTTTCTGATATTTTCCGTCAGGCCAAAAGTCACGGTGAGATCTACTATCAGAATTCTGTCCACTCATTCAACAATTACTATGATGGACAAAATCTGACTGTTTCGTTAACTTACAATTTTGGAAATAGAAAAGTAAAAGCACAGGATCGAAATATGAAATTTGATGAAAAGAACAGAGCAAATTAA
- a CDS encoding ClbS/DfsB family four-helix bundle protein, which yields MKIQNSKCKLAHKFYKDYERDDFTVLQEKLQSTVDKILKVIDTKSNIELYETTWYEKWTLGRMIQFNTASPYTNAKARLRKWKKEKSAMFKSL from the coding sequence TTGAAAATCCAAAATTCAAAGTGTAAATTAGCCCATAAATTTTATAAAGACTACGAAAGAGATGACTTTACCGTTTTACAGGAAAAGCTACAAAGTACTGTTGATAAGATTTTAAAGGTTATTGATACAAAGTCCAATATTGAACTCTATGAGACAACTTGGTATGAAAAATGGACGCTTGGAAGGATGATTCAATTCAATACAGCTTCCCCTTACACAAATGCAAAGGCAAGACTGCGTAAGTGGAAAAAAGAAAAATCTGCTATGTTTAAGTCATTGTAA
- the thiE gene encoding thiamine phosphate synthase, which translates to MSLIHSFPYQLYLVISEADCKGRNFLEVAEQSILGGVDIIQLREKNASVQDFLEKAIRLKEITDKYGIPLIINDNTFVAKEVDAFGIHVGNNDTQPTVLRENLFQNKMIGYSIEYLEQLENQETIVSDYLGISPVFRTDTKTDTVTEWGLEGLIKIRKLTEKPLVAIGNIHLKNAKAVMESGADCIAVVSEICSAENPQKAAFNLKNEIVK; encoded by the coding sequence ATGAGTTTGATTCATTCTTTTCCTTATCAATTATATCTTGTGATTTCTGAAGCTGATTGCAAAGGACGAAATTTTCTTGAAGTTGCCGAACAATCAATTTTGGGTGGAGTAGACATCATTCAGTTACGGGAGAAAAATGCTTCTGTCCAAGATTTTCTGGAAAAAGCTATTCGTTTGAAAGAAATTACTGACAAATATGGAATTCCTTTAATCATTAATGATAATACTTTCGTAGCTAAAGAAGTCGATGCTTTTGGAATTCACGTCGGGAATAATGATACTCAGCCAACTGTTTTGAGAGAAAATTTATTTCAAAATAAAATGATTGGATATTCCATTGAATATTTGGAGCAACTTGAAAATCAAGAAACGATTGTTTCGGATTATTTAGGAATCAGTCCGGTTTTCAGAACTGATACGAAGACAGATACGGTTACAGAATGGGGATTGGAAGGTTTAATAAAAATCAGAAAACTGACGGAAAAACCACTGGTTGCCATCGGAAATATCCATTTAAAAAATGCTAAGGCTGTGATGGAATCAGGAGCGGATTGTATCGCTGTAGTTTCAGAAATATGCAGTGCTGAAAATCCTCAAAAAGCAGCTTTTAATTTAAAAAACGAAATTGTAAAATGA
- the pdxR gene encoding MocR-like pyridoxine biosynthesis transcription factor PdxR: MLPLEHIILIDKKSSIAVYKQIAFAIINTIQNGILKPGIHLPGSREMAAILNVHRKTVIASYDELEAQGWITVYPRKFVMVAEKLPLLQPKKWNENELGHSYDNDLKINFRVIDKSSSVEKETVEMIIDDGHPDIRLSPIDELLKTYRSLTSRKLSIKNSNTGTTQGTVRLREELVKFLSDTRGLNISAENILITHGAQMSIYLAAQLLLNKQSTIIVGKPNYPVANETFTETGAQLIEVAVDEEGIDTDQIEQLCKKKKINAVYVIPHHHYPTTVTLSVERRMKLLELSNIHSFVIIEDDYDYDYHYASSPYLPLASAHHQGNVIYIGSFSKLLDPSLRIGFMVAPQNFIAQCTALRKMIDVGGDGYMQNALAELIKTGELKRHLKKAKKIYHHRRDFLNDLLQSQLSEYSLFTLPNGGMAVWLTLKKEFSVKQLQNTHLLKIIRTDEESNAFRLGFASMNEQEMEVTIDLLHHLLKKQ, translated from the coding sequence ATGCTTCCTTTAGAACATATCATCCTGATTGACAAAAAAAGTAGTATCGCTGTTTATAAGCAGATCGCATTTGCAATTATCAATACGATCCAAAACGGTATCTTAAAACCGGGAATACATCTGCCTGGAAGCCGGGAAATGGCTGCAATTTTAAATGTGCACCGCAAAACGGTCATTGCTTCCTATGATGAACTCGAAGCGCAGGGATGGATCACGGTTTACCCGAGAAAATTTGTAATGGTTGCAGAAAAACTCCCATTGCTTCAGCCTAAAAAATGGAATGAAAACGAGTTGGGACATTCTTATGATAATGATCTGAAAATAAACTTCAGAGTAATTGACAAATCTAGTTCTGTTGAAAAAGAGACTGTCGAGATGATTATTGATGACGGGCATCCCGACATAAGACTGTCGCCGATTGATGAATTGCTGAAAACATACCGCTCTTTAACCTCAAGGAAATTGTCCATAAAAAATTCGAATACAGGTACTACACAAGGAACGGTCAGGCTACGGGAAGAGCTCGTCAAATTCCTTTCAGACACCAGAGGTTTAAACATTTCAGCTGAGAATATCCTGATTACGCACGGGGCGCAAATGAGTATTTATCTTGCTGCACAGTTATTATTAAATAAACAGTCCACGATCATTGTAGGGAAACCGAATTATCCCGTTGCCAACGAAACCTTCACTGAAACAGGTGCTCAACTTATTGAAGTTGCTGTGGATGAGGAGGGCATTGATACTGATCAAATAGAACAGCTATGTAAAAAGAAAAAAATCAATGCAGTATATGTTATTCCACATCATCATTATCCAACTACGGTAACACTTAGCGTGGAGCGGCGAATGAAACTCCTGGAACTTTCCAACATACATTCATTTGTCATCATAGAAGATGATTATGACTACGACTATCATTATGCATCCTCGCCCTATCTTCCTTTGGCAAGTGCCCATCATCAGGGAAATGTTATCTACATCGGTTCTTTTTCAAAGTTACTGGATCCTTCGCTTCGTATTGGCTTTATGGTAGCTCCCCAAAATTTTATAGCACAATGTACAGCGCTGCGAAAGATGATCGATGTGGGTGGTGACGGCTATATGCAAAATGCTTTAGCTGAATTAATAAAGACAGGAGAGCTTAAACGACATCTAAAAAAAGCCAAAAAGATCTACCATCACCGAAGGGATTTTTTAAATGATCTGCTGCAAAGTCAACTTTCCGAATATAGTTTATTCACTCTGCCTAATGGTGGAATGGCTGTTTGGCTTACCCTGAAAAAAGAATTTTCGGTGAAACAACTTCAAAATACTCATTTGCTGAAAATCATCAGAACAGACGAAGAATCAAATGCCTTTCGTTTAGGTTTTGCGTCAATGAACGAACAGGAAATGGAGGTAACAATTGATTTATTACATCATTTGTTGAAAAAACAATAA
- a CDS encoding GNAT family N-acetyltransferase yields the protein MKEFDDHSVEVKRMFTFLESRGKGFVSIILKELEQWAKELKYSRIVLETGKKQIDAVALYKKCDYNIILNTGNM from the coding sequence ATTAAAGAATTTGATGATCATTCCGTAGAAGTAAAACGAATGTTTACATTTCTCGAAAGTAGAGGAAAAGGTTTTGTCTCAATTATTTTGAAGGAACTTGAACAATGGGCAAAAGAACTGAAGTATAGTAGAATAGTTTTAGAAACCGGGAAAAAACAGATTGACGCTGTTGCTCTATATAAAAAATGTGATTATAACATCATACTAAATACGGGCAATATGTAG
- the thiM gene encoding hydroxyethylthiazole kinase: MENNLWNYIQSVKNQSPLVHNITNFVVMNNTANALLAVGASPIMAHAKSEIKEMVAISNAIVINIGTLDEYWFESMLIAAEEAHRTNKTWILDPVGAGATSFRDEVLAKLLQFKPTVIRGNASEIIALAKANKTVTKGVDSTAESNEAINSAKYLVENYQSVVCISGATDIIIDNKETYFVENGHPLMTKITGLGCSASAIVGAFAGISENKTESTVAAMSLLGIAGELSEKISNGPGSLQMNILDKLYNISEQEFFENVKVSKK, translated from the coding sequence ATGGAAAACAACCTTTGGAATTACATTCAATCCGTAAAAAATCAATCGCCGCTGGTTCATAATATTACCAATTTTGTGGTAATGAATAACACTGCCAATGCGCTTCTGGCAGTCGGAGCTTCCCCGATTATGGCTCACGCAAAATCTGAAATCAAAGAAATGGTTGCCATTTCGAATGCAATTGTTATCAATATCGGAACACTTGATGAATATTGGTTTGAATCAATGTTAATTGCAGCAGAAGAAGCTCATCGCACAAATAAAACTTGGATTTTAGACCCAGTCGGAGCCGGCGCAACTTCTTTCAGAGATGAGGTTTTGGCGAAGCTTCTACAATTCAAACCAACCGTTATCAGGGGAAATGCCTCGGAAATTATCGCTTTAGCCAAAGCCAATAAAACTGTCACAAAAGGAGTTGACAGTACAGCAGAAAGTAACGAAGCAATTAATTCGGCAAAATATCTTGTTGAAAATTATCAGTCTGTAGTCTGTATTTCGGGAGCAACGGATATTATTATCGATAATAAAGAAACTTATTTTGTTGAAAACGGACACCCTTTAATGACAAAAATAACGGGTCTGGGTTGTTCTGCATCAGCGATTGTTGGAGCTTTTGCCGGAATTTCTGAAAATAAAACTGAATCTACCGTTGCTGCAATGTCGCTTTTAGGAATTGCAGGCGAATTGTCTGAAAAGATTTCAAATGGACCGGGAAGCCTTCAAATGAATATTTTGGATAAGCTTTACAATATTTCTGAACAGGAATTTTTTGAAAATGTAAAAGTTTCTAAAAAATGA